One Kaistella polysaccharea DNA segment encodes these proteins:
- a CDS encoding ABC-F family ATP-binding cassette domain-containing protein, with the protein MISVQSLGLHHSGNYLFQNVNFTIKKDDKIGLVGKNGAGKSTLLKMLTGEINFYEGSIVQEGTVTIGFLKQDLDFVKGRTVWDETLQAFEQINAMKNELEDVNHQMVTRTDYESDYYENLIHRMTELNDLLMHYDAYNLEGDVEKVLLGLGFKADDFHKITDEFSGGWRMRIELAKLLLQKNDLMLLDEPTNHLDMESIIWLEAFLKDYPGSIVLVSHDKQFMTSVCNRTFDINNRKVDDYKANYTKYLELSKERKEKQIQAKKNQDVEIKQMEDNINRFRASATKSSFAQSLIKKLDKLERIEVDTDDVSKFNIRFQPAVTPGKVVFEAKKLGKAYGKKQIFDDVDFFIERGQRIALLGQNGQGKTTLAKILSGEITDYSGEWNLGHNVNIGYFAQNQEEVLTPNKTVLEEAEDSATEETRPRVRDLLGSFLFQGDDVTKKTKVLSGGERNRLALCKLLLRPFNTLIMDEPTNHLDIQSKEIIKLALQKFEGTLIVISHDREFLQGLSDKIFEFRDGRMKEFLGDINDYLEFRQKESIREVSAEKSKLQELRNEPVVEKVVEKPIEKKVVIVSKDQKNIQNKIKKVEERISELELKIEEMEATFTSENPSAETLENYNAKKADLDLALEEWEYLGTQLE; encoded by the coding sequence ATGATTTCGGTTCAAAGTTTAGGTCTTCATCACTCGGGAAATTATCTTTTCCAAAACGTCAATTTTACCATTAAAAAAGATGATAAAATCGGTTTGGTAGGTAAAAACGGCGCCGGTAAATCTACATTGTTAAAGATGCTTACGGGAGAAATTAATTTCTACGAAGGAAGCATTGTTCAAGAGGGAACGGTAACTATTGGTTTTCTAAAACAGGATTTGGATTTTGTTAAAGGACGTACTGTTTGGGATGAAACTTTGCAGGCTTTTGAGCAGATCAATGCCATGAAAAATGAGTTGGAGGACGTTAATCATCAAATGGTTACCAGAACTGATTACGAAAGTGATTATTATGAAAATTTAATCCACCGCATGACGGAATTAAATGATCTTTTAATGCACTACGATGCATATAACTTGGAAGGTGATGTAGAAAAAGTCTTGTTGGGTTTAGGTTTTAAAGCCGATGATTTCCACAAAATCACCGATGAATTTTCGGGTGGTTGGAGAATGAGAATTGAACTGGCAAAACTTCTTCTACAGAAAAATGATTTGATGCTTTTAGATGAGCCTACGAATCATTTGGATATGGAATCTATTATTTGGCTGGAAGCTTTCTTGAAAGATTATCCGGGATCAATCGTTCTTGTAAGTCACGATAAGCAATTTATGACTTCAGTTTGTAACCGAACTTTTGATATTAATAATAGAAAAGTTGACGATTATAAAGCCAACTACACCAAATATCTGGAGCTGAGTAAGGAGAGAAAAGAAAAACAAATTCAAGCCAAGAAAAATCAGGATGTAGAAATTAAGCAAATGGAAGATAATATCAACCGTTTTCGCGCCTCTGCAACCAAATCTTCTTTCGCGCAATCTTTGATCAAGAAATTAGATAAACTTGAAAGAATTGAAGTTGATACCGATGATGTTTCTAAATTTAATATTCGTTTTCAACCCGCTGTAACTCCAGGAAAAGTAGTTTTTGAAGCTAAAAAATTAGGAAAAGCCTACGGCAAAAAACAAATTTTTGATGATGTTGATTTCTTTATCGAACGTGGTCAGCGAATCGCTTTGTTGGGTCAAAATGGTCAAGGTAAAACGACTTTAGCAAAAATATTATCCGGAGAAATCACCGATTATTCTGGTGAATGGAATCTTGGACATAATGTGAATATCGGCTATTTTGCCCAAAACCAGGAAGAAGTTCTAACGCCGAATAAAACCGTTTTAGAAGAAGCTGAAGATTCTGCAACGGAAGAAACCCGCCCGAGAGTGCGCGATTTGTTGGGAAGCTTCCTTTTTCAGGGTGACGACGTGACCAAGAAAACAAAAGTACTTTCTGGAGGCGAGCGGAACCGTTTGGCTTTGTGTAAATTGTTGCTTCGTCCTTTCAATACCTTGATTATGGATGAGCCGACGAACCACTTGGATATTCAATCTAAAGAAATCATCAAATTGGCTTTACAGAAATTCGAAGGAACACTCATCGTAATTTCTCACGACCGGGAATTCCTACAAGGTTTGAGCGATAAAATTTTTGAATTCCGTGATGGCAGAATGAAAGAATTTTTAGGCGATATCAATGATTATCTGGAATTCCGTCAGAAAGAAAGCATCCGTGAAGTTTCTGCAGAGAAATCTAAATTACAGGAATTACGAAATGAACCAGTGGTCGAAAAGGTTGTTGAAAAACCGATCGAGAAAAAAGTGGTGATCGTTTCGAAAGATCAAAAAAATATTCAAAATAAAATTAAGAAAGTAGAAGAACGCATTTCTGAGCTGGAACTTAAAATTGAGGAAATGGAAGCTACTTTTACCTCAGAAAATCCTTCGGCTGAAACTTTGGAAAATTACAATGCTAAAAAAGCAGATTTAGATTTGGCTCTAGAAGAATGGGAATACCTGGGAACGCAGTTGGAATAA
- the clpB gene encoding ATP-dependent chaperone ClpB, protein MNLNQYTVKSQEAIQKAQQIAMEFGNQSIEPQHLLEGIFQVDENISEFLMKKSEAELTLVRERNRENLEKLPKVEGGNIYLSQTANKILLDAPNVAKKMGDEFVTIEHLWLSLFEVSSPVSQMLKDMGVTKNTLETAIKELRKGSKATSASSEETYQSLNKYAKNFNELAAEGKLDPVIGRDEEIRRVLQILSRRTKNNPILIGEPGVGKTAIAEGIAHRIISGDIPENLQDKTLYSLDMGALIAGAKYKGEFEERLKSVINEVTKSEGQIILFIDEIHTLVGAGGGDGAMDAANILKPALARGELRAIGATTLNEYQKYFEKDKALERRFQKVMVEEPDTESAISILRGVKDKYEAHHKVRIKDEAIIAAVEMSQRYISDRFLPDKAIDLIDEASAKLRMEINSKPEELDVLDRKLMQMEIELAAISREGNDIKVQHLKEDISKVSEQRNEINAKWLKEKQKSEDLTSIKKDIEALKLEAERASRAGDYAKVAEIQYGKIKEKEGDLQKLELEMQNHQNELIKEEVTAENISEVISKWTGIPVTKLLQSEREKLLHLEDELHKRVVGQEEAIESVADAIRRNRAGLNDEKKPIGSFLFLGTTGVGKTELAKALAEYLFDDENNMTRIDMSEYQERHSVSRLVGAPPGYVGYDEGGQLTEAVRRRPYSVILLDEIEKAHPDVFNTLLQVLDDGRLTDNKGRVVNFKNSIIIMTSNLGSHLIQENFEKITDENVEEVVAKTKEEVFSLLKQTLRPEFLNRIDETVLFQPLNKKEIGKIVHYQLRGFNEMLAKRGIIMTATEDAITYITNKGYDPSFGARPLKRVLQQEVLNKLSKEILAGHVNDGDRITLDYFDESGLVFRPTE, encoded by the coding sequence ATGAACTTAAATCAATATACCGTAAAATCACAGGAAGCCATTCAGAAAGCACAGCAAATCGCTATGGAATTTGGCAATCAAAGTATTGAACCTCAACATTTGTTAGAGGGAATTTTCCAGGTAGACGAAAATATTTCGGAATTTTTAATGAAGAAATCCGAGGCTGAATTGACTTTAGTGCGCGAAAGAAATCGTGAGAATCTGGAAAAACTACCCAAAGTAGAAGGCGGAAATATTTATCTGTCCCAAACTGCAAATAAAATTTTACTCGACGCTCCAAACGTGGCAAAGAAAATGGGCGACGAATTTGTGACCATCGAACATCTTTGGCTTTCTTTATTTGAGGTCTCTTCACCGGTTTCTCAAATGTTGAAAGATATGGGCGTTACTAAAAATACTTTAGAAACTGCAATTAAAGAACTGCGAAAGGGGTCGAAAGCCACGTCTGCAAGTTCTGAAGAAACCTATCAAAGTTTAAATAAATACGCGAAAAATTTCAACGAACTCGCGGCAGAAGGAAAACTCGATCCTGTGATAGGACGCGATGAAGAAATTCGTCGCGTTTTGCAGATTCTTTCCCGAAGAACTAAAAATAATCCAATCTTAATTGGGGAACCTGGTGTGGGTAAAACTGCGATTGCAGAAGGAATTGCGCATCGAATTATTTCTGGTGATATTCCAGAAAATTTGCAGGATAAAACTTTGTATTCTTTGGATATGGGCGCATTAATCGCTGGCGCAAAATACAAAGGTGAATTTGAGGAACGTTTGAAATCGGTCATTAATGAAGTAACCAAATCCGAAGGCCAAATTATTCTTTTCATCGATGAAATTCATACTTTGGTAGGAGCTGGCGGTGGTGATGGAGCGATGGATGCTGCAAATATCTTAAAACCAGCCTTGGCACGAGGTGAACTTCGGGCGATTGGAGCGACTACTTTAAATGAATATCAAAAGTATTTTGAGAAGGATAAAGCGCTGGAGAGACGTTTTCAGAAAGTGATGGTTGAAGAGCCAGACACAGAATCTGCGATCTCTATTTTGCGCGGAGTTAAAGATAAATATGAAGCACACCATAAAGTGCGAATCAAAGACGAAGCGATTATTGCTGCGGTGGAAATGTCACAGCGGTATATTTCCGACCGATTTTTACCGGACAAAGCCATCGATTTAATTGATGAGGCTTCTGCTAAATTGAGAATGGAAATCAATTCAAAACCAGAAGAACTTGATGTTCTGGATCGAAAACTCATGCAGATGGAAATTGAACTCGCAGCAATTTCCAGAGAAGGGAACGACATTAAAGTTCAGCATTTGAAAGAAGATATTTCTAAAGTTTCGGAACAGCGCAATGAAATTAATGCGAAATGGCTCAAAGAAAAACAAAAATCTGAAGATTTAACGAGCATTAAAAAAGATATCGAAGCATTGAAATTAGAAGCTGAACGCGCGTCCAGAGCCGGCGATTACGCGAAAGTTGCAGAAATTCAATACGGGAAAATTAAAGAAAAAGAAGGTGATTTGCAAAAACTGGAATTGGAGATGCAAAACCATCAAAACGAATTAATTAAAGAAGAAGTCACTGCGGAAAATATTTCAGAAGTTATTTCTAAATGGACAGGAATTCCGGTCACGAAATTACTGCAGTCTGAACGTGAAAAATTATTACATCTTGAAGATGAACTTCATAAAAGAGTTGTCGGTCAGGAAGAAGCGATTGAATCAGTCGCCGATGCTATCCGCCGAAATCGTGCCGGATTAAACGATGAGAAAAAACCCATTGGAAGTTTCTTATTCCTGGGAACAACAGGTGTGGGAAAAACCGAATTGGCAAAAGCACTTGCGGAATATCTCTTCGATGACGAAAATAACATGACCCGAATTGATATGAGTGAATATCAGGAAAGACATTCTGTTTCACGATTAGTCGGCGCGCCTCCGGGATATGTGGGTTATGATGAAGGCGGACAACTAACCGAAGCGGTCCGCAGAAGACCTTATTCCGTGATCCTTTTAGATGAAATTGAAAAAGCGCATCCCGATGTTTTCAATACATTACTTCAGGTTTTAGATGATGGAAGGTTAACGGATAATAAAGGTAGAGTCGTAAACTTTAAAAATTCGATTATTATTATGACTTCTAATTTAGGATCTCATTTGATACAGGAAAATTTTGAAAAGATTACCGATGAGAATGTTGAAGAAGTGGTTGCAAAAACAAAAGAAGAAGTTTTCAGTTTACTCAAACAAACATTACGTCCGGAGTTTTTAAACAGGATTGATGAGACGGTACTTTTCCAACCTTTAAATAAAAAAGAAATCGGCAAAATCGTTCATTATCAGTTAAGAGGTTTTAACGAAATGCTTGCAAAACGGGGAATTATAATGACTGCTACAGAAGATGCGATTACTTATATCACCAACAAAGGCTATGATCCAAGTTTTGGCGCACGACCGTTGAAAAGAGTTTTACAACAAGAAGTGCTCAATAAACTGTCTAAAGAAATTCTCGCTGGTCACGTAAACGACGGTGATCGAATTACGTTAGATTATTTCGATGAAAGCGGACTGGTTTTCAGACCAACGGAATAA
- a CDS encoding FAD-binding oxidoreductase: protein MHHFHQLKTTKVTRETNDCVHIAFEIPEQLRHEFSFKQGQYLNVRFLFGEEDLRRSYSIINAPSEENSDLEILVKHLEYGKVSSYLNQQLKVGDVIEVMAPSGHFYTHYHPSNKKNYIGLAAGSGISPVLSNIKEALFQEPQSSAYLFFSNKSFNDIIFKKEIDELVEKFEGRLKVIFLLSREKHFEDELFEGRISAEKLDLLFQRFDDIPVQDSTYFICGPSEMIKGISDYLKKDKKVPSLQIMYEYYAAPDDAGNAEMSDEFKAIPNLESMVTLIIDDDEYSFHLNSKKKSILDHALDEKLPVPFACKGGVCCTCKAQVMEGEVFMEKNFALTDDEVERGFVLTCQCHPTTNVVMLNYDV, encoded by the coding sequence ATGCATCATTTCCATCAATTAAAAACTACGAAAGTTACGCGTGAAACCAACGATTGCGTTCATATCGCCTTTGAAATACCAGAACAACTACGTCATGAATTCTCCTTCAAACAGGGCCAATATTTGAATGTAAGATTTCTTTTTGGGGAAGAAGATTTGCGTCGTAGCTATTCTATTATTAATGCTCCGAGTGAAGAAAATTCCGATCTGGAAATTCTGGTAAAGCATTTGGAATACGGTAAAGTTTCCAGTTATCTAAACCAGCAGCTAAAAGTTGGTGATGTGATAGAAGTAATGGCGCCCTCTGGACATTTCTATACGCATTATCACCCTTCTAATAAAAAGAATTACATCGGTTTGGCGGCCGGAAGCGGTATTTCTCCGGTATTATCAAATATCAAAGAAGCACTTTTTCAGGAACCACAAAGTTCTGCTTATCTTTTTTTTAGCAACAAAAGCTTTAATGACATTATCTTTAAAAAAGAGATCGATGAGTTGGTGGAAAAATTTGAAGGCCGTTTAAAAGTAATATTCCTTCTTTCCCGAGAAAAACATTTTGAAGATGAACTTTTTGAAGGCCGTATTTCCGCAGAAAAACTGGACCTCTTATTCCAAAGGTTTGATGATATTCCAGTGCAGGATTCAACGTATTTTATTTGTGGACCTTCTGAAATGATTAAAGGAATTTCGGATTACCTAAAAAAAGACAAGAAAGTTCCCTCACTTCAAATCATGTATGAATATTATGCAGCGCCAGATGACGCAGGCAATGCAGAAATGAGCGACGAATTTAAAGCCATTCCCAATCTGGAAAGTATGGTCACTTTAATCATCGATGACGATGAATATTCTTTCCACTTAAACTCCAAGAAAAAAAGTATTCTTGATCATGCTTTAGATGAAAAACTTCCCGTACCCTTTGCGTGTAAAGGCGGCGTGTGCTGTACTTGCAAAGCACAAGTTATGGAAGGAGAAGTATTTATGGAAAAAAACTTTGCTTTAACTGATGACGAAGTTGAGCGCGGTTTTGTGCTAACGTGCCAGTGTCACCCGACGACCAATGTGGTGATGTTGAATTATGACGTTTAA